In one Drosophila gunungcola strain Sukarami chromosome 2R unlocalized genomic scaffold, Dgunungcola_SK_2 000011F, whole genome shotgun sequence genomic region, the following are encoded:
- the LOC128255426 gene encoding uncharacterized protein LOC128255426: protein MSAPESSCRRVILKNWVDGPCRKCFVPSCGPCIDYKVTSPSGSVVEPQANVIQATIEPDGPVRPEINIRAECSKGRPLLESDKDKLRCCTMCVAQEQNIQPNLCSAACRPLHTNLHLSEWTKRPLPKPTYKHSVILDNNTMVGRCFPIKFQLKRMKNKCLDCGKDLYFRYPIASNSDLLLIKNCCDVEVYPAMKVENMNNVRVTKISGVKKFANSLLKERSECRLFSLPVQQEPSLDVISRRSTRKSRKSTRKSRKSTRMSRKSTRASRKSRKSSNK, encoded by the exons ATGTCCGCTCCAGAGAGCAGTTGTCGGCGCGTGATCCTCAAAAATTGGGTCGATGGTCCATGCCGGAAGTGCTTCGTGCCCTCCTGCGGACCGTGCATCGACTACAAAGTAACATCGCCCTCGGGAAGCGTAGTCGAGCCGCAGGCAAATGTCATACAGGCCACCATCGAGCCGGACGGACCCGTGCGGCCAGAGATCAACATCCGGGCGGAGTGCAGCAAGGGTCGTCCGCTCCTGGAGTCCGACAAGGATAAGCTGAGGTGCTGCACCATGTGCGTGGCCCAGGAGCAGAACATCCAGCCCAATCTCTGCTCGGCGGCGTGTAGACCCCTGCACACCAATTTACACCTGAGCGAG TGGACCAAGCGACCCTTGCCAAAACCCACCTACAAGCATTCGGTTATCCTGGACAATAACACCATGGTAGGTCGGTGCTTTCCGATCAAGTTCCAGCTGAAACGCATGAAGAACAAGTGCCTGGATTGCGGCAAGGATCTCTACTTCCGGTATCCCATTGCAAGCAATAGCGACCTGCTGCTTATAAAAAACTGTTGCGATGTAGAAGTCTACCCCGCCATGAAGGTGGAGAATATGAACAATGTAAGAGTGACCAAGATATCGGGGGTCAAGAAGTTTGCCAACAGTCTGCTGAAGGAGCGCTCCGAGTGCCGACTGTTCAGCCTGCCCGTCCAGCAAGAACCGTCGTTGGATGTGATTAGCAGAAGAAGTACTAGAAAGAGCAGGAAGAGTACCAGAAAGAGCAGGAAGAGTACCAGGATGAGCCGGAAGAGTACCAGGGCCAGCAGGAAAAGCAGGAAGAGCAGtaacaaatga
- the LOC128255410 gene encoding solute carrier organic anion transporter family member 74D isoform X2, with the protein MYVILYGLAGCVMAMTFAYFNATITTLEKRYKIPTKTSGIISVGNDISTMLTAALLGYYAGNGHRPRWMGIGLLTIVAFCLLTSSLHFLYGAGEDALKLTREFGQVNETLARQEKDQKLCQSSPGGCVQEVGQWVPQVFLFVAQLISGVGQALFYTLGIAYMDDNGTKSKTPAMLSLSTFLRMLGPAIGYSLGALCLRLYIEPTLKPLIGREDPRWLGAWWLGWLVLAAITLIAAICLFMFPKELPSSRRRRLQVRHMERKMSLPLKERTFGDMMRTVRRLARNRVYVYNTAASILYFFGYMAYWIFTPKYIETQYRQSAATATMATGTVALGFSAAGVLISGYVISKYKPSARSMACWNAIVDFVTVAGILCYVAIGCEGSDRLNSLTTLSAGNSCSADCHCDYVHYAPVCSPENITFISACHAGCSERTKDALGRTIYTGCQCMGSSGLISDPETQFAVDGTCPVDCFNEFLAFLGVMCFLKLMGASSKSTNLLIALRCIPPEDKTFALGLGSMVASLLGFIPSPIFFGWLIDNYCLVWGKTCSSKGNCWLYDTASLRYALNLTAASFIFLGGFLNISVWYYAKNLKIFDEEESPKDSSKNKEVEMETLDCKS; encoded by the exons ATGTATGTGATTCTGTATGGGTTGGCTGGCTGTGTGATGGCAATGACCTTCGCCTACTTTAATGCCACTATTACGACCTTGGAGAAGCGCTATAAGATACCAACAAAGACTAGTGGCATAATCTCGGTGGGAAACGATATCAGTACCATGCTAACAGCCGCCCTCCTGGGTTATTATGCGGGAAATGGGCATCGACCCCGCTGGATGGGAATAG GCTTACTGACCATTGTGGCTTTTTGCCTACTCACAAGCTCGCTGCATTTTCTTTACGGAGCTGGCGAAGATGCCCTTAAGTTAACCCGGGAGTTTGGTCAGGTCAATGAAACGTTGGCTCGGCAAGAGAAGGACCAGAAATTGTGTCAGTCAAGTCCAGGGGGATGTGTCCAGGAGGTGGGCCAGTGGGTGCCCCAAGTGTTTCTGTTCGTGGCTCAACTCATATCGGGAGTGGGTCAGGCCCTTTTCTATACTCTGGGCATTGCCTATATGGACGACAATGGCACCAAGTCCAAGACACCTGCCATGTTGA GTTTGTCCACATTCTTGAGGATGCTGGGCCCAGCTATTGGCTATTCCTTGGGTGCCCTGTGCCTGCGTTTGTATATTGAGCCCACCTTGAAACCCCTGATTGGGCGTGAGGATCCCCGCTGGTTGGGCGCCTGGTGGCTGGGATGGTTAGTACTGGCTGCGATTACCTTGATCGCTGCAATATGCCTCTTCATGTTTCCCAAAGAACTGCCCAGTTCACGGAGGAGGCGTCTGCAAGTGAGGCACATGGAAAGAAAGATGTCCCTACCCCTCAAAGAGCGCACCTTTGGGGACATGATGAGGACTGTCAGGAGATTGGCGAGGAACAGGGTTTATGTGTACAACACCGCGGCCTCCATCCTATACTTTTTCGGTTACATGGCCTATTGGATTTTCACGCCAAAGTATATCGAAACCCAGTACAGGCAATCGGCGGCTACGGCAACCATGGCCACGGGTACAGTGGCCCTCGGATTCTCCGCCGCCGGAGTCCTAATCTCCGGCTACGTGATCTCAAAATATAAGCCAAGCGCCAGGTCAATGGCCTGCTGGAATGCCATAGTGGACTTCGTAACGGTGGCCGGAATCCTGTGCTATGTGGCCATAGGATGTGAAGGCAGTGACAGGTTGAACTCCCTGACCACCTTGTCTGCTGGAAACAGTTGCAGTGCCGACTGTCACTGCGACTACGTGCACTATGCGCCGGTTTGCAGTCCGGAGAACATCACCTTTATATCCGCCTGCCATGCCGGGTGCTCGGAAAGGACGAAAGATGCCCTTGGGAGGACCATTTACACCGGCTGCCAGTGCATGGGCTCATCTGGTTTGATCTCCGACCCTGAG ACCCAATTCGCTGTGGATGGAACCTGTCCGGTAGATTGCTTTAATGAGTTCCTGGCTTTCCTAGGCGTCATGTGCTTCCTGAAACTCATGGGAGCATCTAGTAAATCCACAAACCTGCTCATCGCCCTTCGCTGCATTCCTCCAGAAGACAAAACCTTCGCTTTGGGACTAGGTTCCATGGTTGCTTCCCTACTCGGTTTCATTCCCAGTCCAATTTTCTTCGGCTGGCTGATAGACAACTATTGTTTGGTGTGGGGCAAGACCTGTTCCAGCAAGGGAAACTGTTGGCTCTACGACACGGCATCCTTGCG ATACGCTTTAAATCTCACGGCTGCTTCCTTTATATTTTTGGGAGGCTTTCTAAACATTTCCGTTTGGTATTATGCCAAGAATCTCAAGATATTTGATGAAGAGGAGTCGCCAAAAGACAGTTCCAAAAATAAGGAAGTTGAAATGGAGACATTAGATTGTAAatcttaa
- the LOC128255410 gene encoding solute carrier organic anion transporter family member 74D isoform X1 encodes MYVILYGLAGCVMAMTFAYFNATITTLEKRYKIPTKTSGIISVGNDISTMLTAALLGYYAGNGHRPRWMGIVSHLGLLTIVAFCLLTSSLHFLYGAGEDALKLTREFGQVNETLARQEKDQKLCQSSPGGCVQEVGQWVPQVFLFVAQLISGVGQALFYTLGIAYMDDNGTKSKTPAMLSLSTFLRMLGPAIGYSLGALCLRLYIEPTLKPLIGREDPRWLGAWWLGWLVLAAITLIAAICLFMFPKELPSSRRRRLQVRHMERKMSLPLKERTFGDMMRTVRRLARNRVYVYNTAASILYFFGYMAYWIFTPKYIETQYRQSAATATMATGTVALGFSAAGVLISGYVISKYKPSARSMACWNAIVDFVTVAGILCYVAIGCEGSDRLNSLTTLSAGNSCSADCHCDYVHYAPVCSPENITFISACHAGCSERTKDALGRTIYTGCQCMGSSGLISDPETQFAVDGTCPVDCFNEFLAFLGVMCFLKLMGASSKSTNLLIALRCIPPEDKTFALGLGSMVASLLGFIPSPIFFGWLIDNYCLVWGKTCSSKGNCWLYDTASLRYALNLTAASFIFLGGFLNISVWYYAKNLKIFDEEESPKDSSKNKEVEMETLDCKS; translated from the exons ATGTATGTGATTCTGTATGGGTTGGCTGGCTGTGTGATGGCAATGACCTTCGCCTACTTTAATGCCACTATTACGACCTTGGAGAAGCGCTATAAGATACCAACAAAGACTAGTGGCATAATCTCGGTGGGAAACGATATCAGTACCATGCTAACAGCCGCCCTCCTGGGTTATTATGCGGGAAATGGGCATCGACCCCGCTGGATGGGAATAG TTTCCCATTTAGGCTTACTGACCATTGTGGCTTTTTGCCTACTCACAAGCTCGCTGCATTTTCTTTACGGAGCTGGCGAAGATGCCCTTAAGTTAACCCGGGAGTTTGGTCAGGTCAATGAAACGTTGGCTCGGCAAGAGAAGGACCAGAAATTGTGTCAGTCAAGTCCAGGGGGATGTGTCCAGGAGGTGGGCCAGTGGGTGCCCCAAGTGTTTCTGTTCGTGGCTCAACTCATATCGGGAGTGGGTCAGGCCCTTTTCTATACTCTGGGCATTGCCTATATGGACGACAATGGCACCAAGTCCAAGACACCTGCCATGTTGA GTTTGTCCACATTCTTGAGGATGCTGGGCCCAGCTATTGGCTATTCCTTGGGTGCCCTGTGCCTGCGTTTGTATATTGAGCCCACCTTGAAACCCCTGATTGGGCGTGAGGATCCCCGCTGGTTGGGCGCCTGGTGGCTGGGATGGTTAGTACTGGCTGCGATTACCTTGATCGCTGCAATATGCCTCTTCATGTTTCCCAAAGAACTGCCCAGTTCACGGAGGAGGCGTCTGCAAGTGAGGCACATGGAAAGAAAGATGTCCCTACCCCTCAAAGAGCGCACCTTTGGGGACATGATGAGGACTGTCAGGAGATTGGCGAGGAACAGGGTTTATGTGTACAACACCGCGGCCTCCATCCTATACTTTTTCGGTTACATGGCCTATTGGATTTTCACGCCAAAGTATATCGAAACCCAGTACAGGCAATCGGCGGCTACGGCAACCATGGCCACGGGTACAGTGGCCCTCGGATTCTCCGCCGCCGGAGTCCTAATCTCCGGCTACGTGATCTCAAAATATAAGCCAAGCGCCAGGTCAATGGCCTGCTGGAATGCCATAGTGGACTTCGTAACGGTGGCCGGAATCCTGTGCTATGTGGCCATAGGATGTGAAGGCAGTGACAGGTTGAACTCCCTGACCACCTTGTCTGCTGGAAACAGTTGCAGTGCCGACTGTCACTGCGACTACGTGCACTATGCGCCGGTTTGCAGTCCGGAGAACATCACCTTTATATCCGCCTGCCATGCCGGGTGCTCGGAAAGGACGAAAGATGCCCTTGGGAGGACCATTTACACCGGCTGCCAGTGCATGGGCTCATCTGGTTTGATCTCCGACCCTGAG ACCCAATTCGCTGTGGATGGAACCTGTCCGGTAGATTGCTTTAATGAGTTCCTGGCTTTCCTAGGCGTCATGTGCTTCCTGAAACTCATGGGAGCATCTAGTAAATCCACAAACCTGCTCATCGCCCTTCGCTGCATTCCTCCAGAAGACAAAACCTTCGCTTTGGGACTAGGTTCCATGGTTGCTTCCCTACTCGGTTTCATTCCCAGTCCAATTTTCTTCGGCTGGCTGATAGACAACTATTGTTTGGTGTGGGGCAAGACCTGTTCCAGCAAGGGAAACTGTTGGCTCTACGACACGGCATCCTTGCG ATACGCTTTAAATCTCACGGCTGCTTCCTTTATATTTTTGGGAGGCTTTCTAAACATTTCCGTTTGGTATTATGCCAAGAATCTCAAGATATTTGATGAAGAGGAGTCGCCAAAAGACAGTTCCAAAAATAAGGAAGTTGAAATGGAGACATTAGATTGTAAatcttaa
- the LOC128255409 gene encoding solute carrier organic anion transporter family member 74D → MASEEIETSRFLKDKEDGRNAYEKQEEQESSDTSCGLSIFKGPALQRFATAHMFVIMYGIASCFLAMAFTYFTGTITTMEKRFNIPTKISGLITVGNDISTVFSSAFLSYYASRGHRPRWVALGLIIIALFCLLMVTPHFFYGAGEEALRLTEEYELKESVETSVNATDNNDALCHAKDSNCVEGAGDYTPIVLFFIAQFIGGIGCSLFYAPGLSYMDDNSASSKTPAMLSWTTFLRMLGPAMGFSMVSLCLRLYIDPFKTPLITTKDPRWMGAWWLGWILITFILLISAFFVAMFPKEMPSAKARRLRAEGEEDVPLAKRSLQDMLDSLKRLASNKVYVYNMLASILYFFGYMPYWIFTPKYIEIQYRQSASTATMATGTWALGFSAAGVLISGYVISKYKPSARAMAAWNFVVDYLTVAGILCYILVGCDESDRANTLSILPIGDSCSASCDCEYVYYAPVCSPENITYISACHAGCTEKGLDDLGRTIYTGCRCMGNSPNLTTLSSVTSLAASQSEIAVDGACPVDCNKQFLIFLAVMCFLKFVGATGRSSNLLLALRCVPSRDKTFSLGFGSMVYSVLTFIPSPIVFGWMLDSYCLVWGKTCSSKGNCWIYDTKSLRYTMNLVCASLIFLGSFWNIGVWYNAKDMKVFDEEETVKQKIQEEVLELKEKPKEIVHT, encoded by the exons ATGGCCAGTGAAGAGATTGAAACCTCCAGGTTTTTGAAGGATAAAGAAGACGGGAGGAATGCATATGAGAAGCAAGAGGAACAGGAATCTTCGGATACCTCCTGCGGTCTCTCTATATTCAAGGGACCCGCTTTACAGAG ATTTGCCACTGCGCATATGTTCGTGATCATGTACGGCATAGCTAGCTGCTTTCTGGCCATGGCCTTTACCTACTTTACTGGAACGATTACGACGATGGAGAAGCGCTTCAATATACCCACCAAGATATCGGGTCTCATAACGGTGGGCAATGACATAAGCACTGTTTTCTCGTCGGCCTTTTTGAGCTACTATGCCAGTAGAGGTCATCGCCCGCGTTGGGTTGCCTTGG GCCTCATCATAATAGCCCTTTTCTGCCTGCTAATGGTGACTCCGCACTTTTTCTACGGAGCCGGCGAAGAGGCACTGAGACTGACCGAGGAGTACGAACTGAAGGAATCCGTTGAAACTTCAGTCAATGCCACGGATAACAATGACGCTCTGTGCCATGCAAAGGACTCGAACTGTGTGGAGGGTGCTGGGGACTACACGCCCATCGTGCTGTTCTTCATCGCCCAGTTTATAGGGGGCATTGGCTGTTCCCTTTTCTACGCGCCGGGTCTCTCCTACATGGACGATAACTCTGCGAGTTCCAAGACGCCAGCTATGCTTA GTTGGACCACCTTTCTGAGGATGCTGGGTCCAGCCATGGGCTTCTCCATGGTCTCCTTGTGTCTACGGCTTTACATCGATCCGTTCAAGACGCCTCTGATTACCACAAAGGATCCACGCTGGATGGGAGCCTGGTGGCTGGGCTGGATTCTGATCACCTTCATCCTGCTGATATCGGCATTCTTTGTGGCCATGTTTCCCAAGGAGATGCCCAGTGCCAAGGCAAGACGTTTAAGAGCCGAAGGCGAGGAGGATGTCCCACTGGCGAAGCGTTCCCTTCAGGACATGCTGGACTCGCTGAAACGTCTTGCGAGCAACAAGGTGTATGTCTACAACATGCTGGCCTCGATACTCTACTTCTTCGGCTACATGCCCTACTGGATATTCACCCCGAAGTACATAGAGATTCAGTACCGGCAGTCGGCGTCGACTGCCACCATGGCCACGGGAACCTGGGCGCTGGGCTTCTCCGCCGCAGGAGTACTGATCTCTGGATATGTGATCTCCAAGTACAAGCCGAGTGCCAGGGCGATGGCTGCCTGGAACTTTGTGGTGGACTACCTCACGGTGGCCGGCATCCTTTGCTACATCCTGGTGGGATGTGACGAGAGCGATCGGGCCAACACACTGTCCATTCTGCCAATCGGCGACAGTTGCAGTGCCTCGTGTGACTGTGAGTATGTGTACTATGCTCCGGTTTGCAGTCCGGAAAACATCACCTACATATCCGCCTGCCATGCGGGATGCACCGAAAAGGGTCTGGATGATCTGGGAAGGACCATTTACACAGGCTGTCGGTGCATGGGCAACTCCCCCAATCTGACCACTTTGTCGAGTGTGACATCACTGGCCGCCTCTCAGTCGGAGATCGCCGTGGACGGAGCCTGTCCGGTGGATTGCAACAAACAGTTTCTCATCTTCTTGGCCGTCATGTGCTTCCTGAAGTTCGTGGGGGCTACTGGGCGATCAAGCAACCTGCTCTTAGCCCTGCGATGCGTTCCCTCGAGGGACAAGACCTTTTCCCTGGGCTTTGGCAGTATGGTCTACTCCGTGCTGACCTTCATTCCTAGCCCCATTGTCTTTGGCTGGATGCTGGACAGCTATTGTCTGGTGTGGGGCAAGACATGTAGCTCTAAGGGTAACTGCTGGATTTACGACACGAAGTCCTTGAG GTACACAATGAACCTCGTGTGTGCgtctttaatttttcttgGTAGTTTTTGGAATATTGGCGTCTGGTATAATGCCAAGGACATGAAAGTCTTCGATGAAGAGGAAACCGTCAAGCAGAAAATCCAGGAAGAAGTATTAGAGCTTAAggaaaaaccaaaagaaatcGTTCACACATGA